One Epinephelus lanceolatus isolate andai-2023 chromosome 10, ASM4190304v1, whole genome shotgun sequence genomic region harbors:
- the tent5aa gene encoding terminal nucleotidyltransferase 5A, translating to MSEDDSSSTTSYMSDTEGSNVSVLNWEQVQRLDAILTETIPIHGRGNFPTLEMQPRQIVKVVRSRMEEKQIHVRDVRLNGSAASHILHGDSGLGYKDLDLIFCADMKGESDFQTVKDIVLDCLLDFLPDCVNKEKITPLTLKEAYVQKMVKVCNDSDRWSLISLSNNRGKNVELKFVDSLRRQFEFSVDSFQIKLDSLLLFYECSENPMAETFHPTIMGESVYGDFSEALDHLRHKIICTRNPEEIRGGGLLKYCHLLVRGFRAASESEMKSLQRYMCSRFFIDFPDIGEQQRKLESYLQNHFVGLEDRKYDYLMTLHGVVNESTVCLMGHERRQTLGLIAMLAVRVLAEQNVIPNVANVTCYYQPAPYVADGNFSNYYIAQVQPVFACQQPAYSTWLPCN from the exons ATGTCAGAAGACGACAGTAGCTCCACCACCAGCTACATGTCTGACACCGAAGGCAGCAACGTTAGCGTCCTCAACTGGGAGCAAGTGCAGCGGCTGGACGCCATCCTGACGGAGACCATCCCGATCCACGGCCGGGGGAACTTTCCCACTCTGGAGATGCAGCCGCGGCAGATCGTTAAAGTGGTGCGTAGTCGGATGGAGGAGAAACAGATCCACGTCCGGGACGTTCGGTTAAACGGCTCTGCAGCCAGCCACATTCTGCACGGGGATAGCGGACTGGGTTATAAGGACCTTGACCTCATATTTTGCGCAGATATGAAAGGTGAAAGTGATTTCCAGACTGTGAAGGACATAGTTTTGGACTGTCTCCTGGATTTTCTACCCGACTGTGTGAATAAAGAGAAAATAACCCCGTTAACGTTAAAG gaagcctATGTGCAGAAGATGGTGAAGGTGTGTAATGACTCAGACCGCTGGAGTCTCATCTCCCTCTCCAACAACCGAGGAAAGAATGTGGAGCTGAAGTTTGTGGACTCTCTCCGGAGGCAGTTTGAGTTCAGCGTGGACTCCTTTCAGATCAAACTGGACTCCCTGCTGCTGTTCTACGAGTGCTCAGAGAACCCAATGGCCGAGACCTTCCACCCCACCATCATGGGCGAGAGTGTGTATGGGGACTTCAGCGAGGCCCTGGACCATCTACGTCACAAGATCATCTGCACCCGGAACCCGGAGGAGATCCGAGGCGGGGGACTGCTGAAGTACTGTCACCTGCTGGTGAGGGGTTTCCGGGCCGCCTCCGAGTCAGAGATGAAGTCCCTGCAGCGCTACATGTGCTCACGCTTCTTCATTGACTTCCCTGACATCGGCGAGCAGCAGCGCAAGCTGGAGTCCTACCTTCAAAACCACTTTGTAGGCCTGGAGGACCGCAAGTACGACTACCTGATGACCCTCCACGGAGTGGTCAACGAGAGTACAGTGTGCCTGATGGGTCACGAGAGGCGGCAGACCTTAGGGCTCATAGCCATGCTGGCGGTGCGCGTGCTTGCAGAGCAGAATGTCATCCCCAATGTGGCTAATGTTACATGTTACTACCAACCTGCTCCTTATGTGGCAGATGGCAACTTCAGTAACTACTACATAGCACAGGTTCAGCCGGTGTTTGCTTGCCAGCAGCCTGCATACTCCACCTGGCTGCCGTGTAACTGA